A single genomic interval of Nostoc commune NIES-4072 harbors:
- a CDS encoding SBBP repeat-containing protein produces MADEQLAISLLTPAADLVIGGGTNAPEALFGRAGNDTIYPDNPIASATQATNVDYLFGDIFDNSPEEYEIILNIQNAQQGGNPFLILDRNIPSVGADRFVLGDTYQPYYTTSNPDTLLTTNFLGLNEYAVIYDFGVNNDVIQLNGKPKDYRIVKIDGLQIAGVARPLSGEAIFSLQQGVPDLVTFVVAKPEVNLDLKSNNFRFVGEKPPKKPTFNKKIQQLGTTGNDLSLATGTDAAGNVYISGTTTGPLFGTNQGFGDAWIAKYDSNGNQVWGRQFGSSGDESNFAMVTDKDGNSYMAGGTSSNLFGTKQTEADVWVAKYDTNGNQVWGRQFSAGGFTSGAFGLDLDPSGNVYVSGIEINNNDRTDIFNFAVQDNSWVSKFDNNGNQQWTTLIKDPSATFPFDITPFFDECYDLAVDNNGNSIAVGWTQGLVRESDPSRQLLKYDAWVSKVNTAGEIQWVQQLGSINQGLDFAWGVDTDSKGNIYVTGWTTGDIGTKVGKKGIGGRDIWISKLTPDGSQVWAKQFGSPDDDGMFLSDMQIDENDNIFIIGESNGKLGKGQKDESYNAWVARFDTDGNNKWIQQFGSKKNLDYPIGVTTAGNGKLYVTGATDGLLGNGGGVNTSAVDGWLAELDINKGKLQKFVGGSNDVISIADPSPITTIDITNDLVTSERLPQGDNLINPAEGLNPTQGISTNSAQRNSSSSAFNYGQIVSGLGSIFNSQSEGSFNAALTEAVNNGTIVI; encoded by the coding sequence ATGGCTGATGAACAATTAGCAATTTCATTATTGACACCTGCCGCCGATCTAGTTATTGGAGGAGGTACAAATGCTCCTGAAGCCCTTTTCGGTCGTGCCGGAAACGATACCATTTATCCTGACAATCCGATTGCAAGCGCGACTCAAGCAACAAATGTAGATTATTTGTTCGGCGATATATTTGACAACTCTCCAGAAGAGTATGAAATTATTCTGAATATTCAGAATGCTCAACAAGGTGGTAATCCATTTCTCATCTTAGACAGAAATATCCCATCTGTAGGGGCAGACAGATTTGTTCTAGGTGATACATATCAGCCTTACTATACTACCTCTAACCCAGATACCCTACTGACTACAAACTTCCTTGGTTTGAACGAGTATGCTGTCATTTATGATTTCGGTGTAAATAATGATGTCATCCAGCTAAATGGTAAACCTAAAGACTATCGAATCGTAAAAATTGATGGATTACAGATTGCAGGAGTCGCACGACCTCTTTCTGGAGAAGCCATATTTTCACTGCAACAGGGAGTACCTGACCTTGTAACTTTTGTAGTTGCAAAACCGGAAGTCAACTTAGATTTGAAGTCAAATAATTTCCGATTTGTCGGTGAAAAACCACCAAAAAAACCAACATTCAACAAGAAGATTCAGCAATTAGGAACTACCGGAAACGATCTGAGTCTTGCTACGGGTACAGATGCTGCTGGCAATGTTTATATATCAGGAACTACTACCGGGCCATTGTTTGGAACAAATCAGGGTTTTGGAGATGCTTGGATAGCCAAATATGACAGCAATGGCAACCAGGTTTGGGGTAGGCAGTTTGGCTCTTCTGGTGATGAGTCTAACTTTGCGATGGTTACAGATAAAGATGGTAACTCCTACATGGCAGGCGGCACGTCGAGTAACTTGTTTGGAACCAAGCAAACAGAAGCTGATGTTTGGGTGGCGAAATATGACACCAATGGCAATCAGGTTTGGGGTAGGCAGTTTAGTGCTGGTGGTTTTACTAGTGGAGCCTTTGGCCTAGATCTAGATCCATCAGGCAATGTCTACGTATCAGGAATAGAAATTAATAACAATGACAGAACAGACATTTTCAATTTTGCCGTTCAGGATAATTCCTGGGTGTCTAAGTTTGACAACAATGGCAACCAGCAGTGGACTACCTTGATTAAAGATCCTTCAGCGACCTTTCCTTTTGATATAACTCCCTTTTTTGATGAATGTTATGACCTTGCCGTTGATAATAATGGCAACAGCATAGCTGTAGGTTGGACTCAGGGCTTAGTCAGAGAGTCAGACCCATCACGGCAACTTTTGAAGTACGATGCTTGGGTGTCAAAGGTGAACACCGCAGGGGAGATACAGTGGGTTCAACAGCTTGGAAGTATAAATCAGGGACTTGATTTTGCTTGGGGTGTTGATACTGACAGCAAAGGCAATATTTACGTTACAGGATGGACTACAGGGGATATTGGCACAAAGGTCGGAAAAAAAGGAATCGGGGGTCGTGATATTTGGATTAGTAAACTTACCCCAGATGGCTCTCAAGTGTGGGCTAAACAGTTTGGTTCTCCAGATGATGATGGCATGTTCTTATCCGACATGCAGATCGATGAAAATGACAACATCTTTATCATCGGAGAATCTAACGGCAAGTTAGGAAAAGGCCAAAAAGACGAATCTTATAATGCCTGGGTGGCAAGATTCGATACTGATGGCAACAACAAGTGGATTCAACAATTTGGAAGCAAAAAAAATCTTGACTACCCTATAGGTGTTACTACTGCCGGAAATGGTAAGCTTTACGTGACTGGAGCTACTGATGGCTTATTAGGAAACGGTGGTGGCGTTAATACCTCAGCTGTGGACGGCTGGTTGGCGGAATTGGACATTAACAAAGGAAAACTGCAAAAATTTGTCGGTGGTTCAAATGATGTCATTAGTATTGCCGATCCTAGTCCAATTACCACCATTGATATCACTAATGATTTAGTAACTAGCGAAAGGCTGCCTCAAGGCGATAACCTGATTAACCCTGCTGAGGGTCTTAACCCTACTCAAGGAATTAGTACTAATTCTGCTCAGAGAAACAGTAGTAGCAGTGCATTTAACTATGGACAGATTGTTTCTGGTCTTGGCAGCATATTTAACTCTCAGTCTGAAGGTTCTTTTAATGCAGCTTTGACTGAGGCAGTTAATAATGGCACTATAGTCATTTGA
- a CDS encoding PEP-CTERM sorting domain-containing protein (PEP-CTERM proteins occur, often in large numbers, in the proteomes of bacteria that also encode an exosortase, a predicted intramembrane cysteine proteinase. The presence of a PEP-CTERM domain at a protein's C-terminus predicts cleavage within the sorting domain, followed by covalent anchoring to some some component of the (usually Gram-negative) cell surface. Many PEP-CTERM proteins exhibit an unusual sequence composition that includes large numbers of potential glycosylation sites. Expression of one such protein has been shown restore the ability of a bacterium to form floc, a type of biofilm.), translating into MLNPTISLLIGFAATAVISTPMNVEAATYDYSKAKNIPVRPIASNNILNLYGDLYQNEGYNVFSNVDPNAPDGGHFGIRINPIYTSYYAVGREANLNPSGATRSASVQNITGFSNLFNYLNRNNISPSSIGIGISPKSGRDVTKAWNLGEDILGQDWFSSPDSTIEEDIYRANPDDVEISLSYGTTKIIDLGYSPFYFISDNAGGVFANENWNIFLTHPTSPSKLSGLDPFSSGLADAFLKDVAAAGGSIQLVSEDQPEASDILPFANDKYQGFLLSFPIEIRAVKSVPEPSTGLGLLMLGALVTVSRKISQKQKQE; encoded by the coding sequence ATGCTTAATCCAACCATTTCTCTACTTATAGGATTTGCAGCTACCGCCGTAATCTCAACACCTATGAATGTTGAAGCTGCGACTTATGACTATAGCAAAGCTAAAAATATTCCCGTAAGGCCTATTGCCTCTAACAATATACTCAACCTCTATGGAGATTTATATCAAAATGAGGGATATAATGTTTTTTCTAATGTAGATCCTAATGCCCCAGATGGAGGTCATTTTGGTATTCGCATTAACCCGATTTACACCTCTTATTATGCAGTAGGTCGCGAAGCAAATCTTAATCCAAGCGGTGCGACTCGTTCAGCAAGCGTACAGAACATTACAGGTTTCTCTAATCTTTTCAACTACTTAAACAGAAATAATATTTCGCCCAGCAGTATTGGTATCGGCATTTCTCCCAAAAGTGGTCGAGACGTAACCAAAGCGTGGAACTTAGGTGAAGATATACTTGGTCAAGATTGGTTTTCTAGTCCAGATTCAACTATTGAGGAAGACATTTATCGAGCCAATCCAGATGATGTAGAGATATCTCTATCTTATGGAACAACAAAAATAATTGATTTGGGATATTCACCCTTTTACTTTATTTCAGATAACGCTGGCGGTGTTTTCGCCAATGAAAATTGGAACATCTTTTTAACTCACCCTACTTCACCGAGCAAACTATCTGGCTTAGATCCTTTCTCATCAGGTTTAGCTGATGCATTTCTAAAAGATGTGGCTGCTGCTGGTGGAAGTATTCAGTTAGTTTCTGAAGACCAACCAGAAGCTTCTGACATTCTCCCTTTCGCTAATGATAAATATCAAGGCTTTCTTTTATCTTTCCCCATAGAAATCAGGGCAGTCAAAAGTGTACCAGAACCTTCTACAGGGTTGGGATTGTTAATGTTGGGAGCTTTAGTTACAGTTTCACGCAAAATCTCACAGAAACAAAAGCAAGAATAG
- a CDS encoding MFS transporter → MQEISSKASTSPFSTGLPALYIIGFISGISMGLFTPFISTLMAQYQVNDILIGANSTVFFLAIALGTPLVAKILRQLGLRQTMTLGLILMALSAPLFPMTTQVSLWFVIRAVMGIACCFYFVCGQTALNYFCHEGNRAIVNGIYALSFSVGFGLGPVIGSGLYNVSPKLTFFLGSILVLSGVVVVWIGLPNKSVSFQPSSRQGIFRKLTLSLYGAFAFGFAESTIVSLYPVYLLREKYSVEQIGYTFSLFVVGGLLATVPVTHFADRFGKLKILLISVCILIFSILSLSFAENTMSIQIFAFTTGASLTPVFPLALALIGDKLSHNELSSGSALFTAIYSFGCTAGPLLSSLVMEIFDNRYIFSLVVLLLILFIPRIVKEQPKMKSN, encoded by the coding sequence ATGCAGGAAATTTCTTCAAAAGCATCAACTTCTCCTTTTTCCACAGGTTTACCAGCCTTATATATTATCGGTTTTATTTCCGGTATCTCTATGGGGCTGTTTACTCCCTTTATCTCAACGCTCATGGCTCAATATCAAGTTAATGATATTTTAATCGGGGCAAATTCTACGGTATTTTTTCTGGCTATAGCTTTGGGAACACCTTTGGTAGCAAAGATATTGCGCCAATTAGGATTGCGTCAAACTATGACGTTGGGCTTAATACTGATGGCTTTGAGTGCGCCCCTATTTCCTATGACTACACAAGTATCTTTGTGGTTTGTCATCCGCGCGGTTATGGGTATTGCTTGCTGTTTTTACTTCGTCTGTGGACAAACTGCACTGAACTACTTTTGCCACGAAGGTAATCGAGCGATCGTTAATGGTATATATGCTCTATCTTTTAGTGTCGGATTTGGACTTGGCCCAGTCATCGGTTCTGGACTCTATAACGTTTCCCCCAAATTGACTTTTTTTCTAGGTAGTATTTTAGTTTTAAGCGGTGTAGTTGTAGTCTGGATAGGCTTACCTAATAAGTCTGTCAGTTTTCAACCATCGTCGCGTCAAGGGATTTTCAGAAAGCTAACACTTTCTCTCTATGGTGCATTCGCCTTTGGTTTTGCTGAATCTACTATAGTCTCTCTATATCCGGTATATTTATTACGAGAAAAATATAGTGTCGAGCAAATAGGTTATACCTTTTCTTTATTCGTAGTTGGAGGTCTTTTGGCTACCGTTCCAGTTACACATTTTGCAGACCGATTTGGCAAATTAAAGATTCTTTTAATTAGTGTATGTATTTTAATATTTTCTATTTTGTCTCTTTCCTTCGCTGAAAATACTATGAGTATACAAATATTTGCCTTTACTACTGGAGCTAGCCTGACTCCAGTTTTTCCTTTAGCACTGGCACTCATCGGAGATAAGCTTTCCCACAATGAATTATCATCTGGAAGTGCTTTGTTCACAGCCATATATAGCTTTGGATGTACTGCTGGGCCTCTACTCTCCTCTCTAGTTATGGAAATTTTTGATAATCGTTACATATTTAGTTTAGTAGTACTATTACTTATATTATTTATACCGCGAATAGTTAAAGAACAGCCAAAGATGAAGTCTAATTAA
- a CDS encoding PEP-CTERM sorting domain-containing protein (PEP-CTERM proteins occur, often in large numbers, in the proteomes of bacteria that also encode an exosortase, a predicted intramembrane cysteine proteinase. The presence of a PEP-CTERM domain at a protein's C-terminus predicts cleavage within the sorting domain, followed by covalent anchoring to some some component of the (usually Gram-negative) cell surface. Many PEP-CTERM proteins exhibit an unusual sequence composition that includes large numbers of potential glycosylation sites. Expression of one such protein has been shown restore the ability of a bacterium to form floc, a type of biofilm.), translated as MRTYYLSAFLGLTGSIAIVAPLPVKAATFDFDQLQYISSRPIDSAYRLDLLGTPSENQGYLGFFNANPDAPDAGHADISLNASGNGAPYYTTGRQASPQLPPNGATRTASAIAIAGFPSLSSYVTNNAINLSDLGFGFGQKSDVYDGLRLRNPTTTWNLGEDKLGQDWFASKTSKIEERIYKANPDDVELFLSYGANKIVDLGYSNIYSVLDYGATTQVIDDIDVGYTDPTQATKVAGLDPFADGLANAFLQDVAAEGGGVQVFIEDNQVDDSNVVFDNNGFNIFNLRFIGSLRAVPIAAVPEPSHVLGLLMFGSLIAVSRRKKHKSRVG; from the coding sequence ATGCGTACTTATTATCTTTCAGCATTTTTAGGACTAACCGGCTCTATTGCAATCGTTGCACCTTTACCTGTTAAGGCTGCAACTTTCGACTTCGACCAATTGCAATATATTTCATCAAGACCAATCGATTCTGCTTACAGGCTAGATTTATTGGGAACCCCATCTGAAAACCAAGGATATCTAGGTTTCTTCAATGCAAATCCTGATGCCCCAGATGCTGGTCATGCAGATATTAGCTTAAATGCCTCAGGTAATGGCGCTCCTTATTACACGACCGGTCGGCAGGCTAGCCCTCAACTACCTCCAAACGGTGCTACCAGAACAGCAAGCGCGATCGCAATTGCTGGCTTTCCTAGCCTGAGTAGCTACGTGACGAACAACGCAATTAACCTAAGTGACCTTGGATTTGGGTTTGGACAAAAAAGCGATGTCTACGACGGGCTGCGCCTACGCAATCCTACCACTACATGGAATTTGGGCGAGGATAAGCTTGGTCAAGATTGGTTTGCTAGTAAAACTTCAAAGATTGAGGAAAGAATTTATAAAGCTAATCCAGATGATGTTGAGCTATTCCTCTCTTATGGGGCAAATAAAATAGTTGATTTGGGTTATTCTAATATTTATTCAGTTCTTGATTACGGTGCTACCACTCAAGTTATTGATGATATCGATGTTGGTTATACTGACCCAACTCAAGCAACAAAGGTTGCTGGTCTAGACCCCTTTGCAGACGGCTTGGCTAACGCTTTCTTACAAGATGTTGCAGCTGAGGGTGGTGGTGTCCAAGTATTTATTGAAGACAACCAAGTTGACGACAGTAATGTTGTTTTCGACAACAACGGATTCAATATATTCAATCTTCGATTTATAGGGTCTTTGCGAGCAGTTCCTATAGCAGCAGTACCTGAACCCTCTCATGTATTAGGGCTGTTGATGTTTGGAAGTTTAATTGCAGTTTCTCGTCGGAAAAAGCATAAATCCAGAGTGGGTTAG
- a CDS encoding PEP-CTERM sorting domain-containing protein (PEP-CTERM proteins occur, often in large numbers, in the proteomes of bacteria that also encode an exosortase, a predicted intramembrane cysteine proteinase. The presence of a PEP-CTERM domain at a protein's C-terminus predicts cleavage within the sorting domain, followed by covalent anchoring to some some component of the (usually Gram-negative) cell surface. Many PEP-CTERM proteins exhibit an unusual sequence composition that includes large numbers of potential glycosylation sites. Expression of one such protein has been shown restore the ability of a bacterium to form floc, a type of biofilm.), giving the protein MRYHLLSILLGLATAVAVSTPLNVQAQSKIYQFVGGKESVNFDAEALDVLKSLGLTLASVENTAVPAPGYTYAFDVIPTSANSSVQSSTFTFNYDDATKEFIPISGTVDLTGSLFFNVDRTKLALPPQLELGDLSAQPAVDLDVIDKANTGLPIFTLEVLAPPNVDLENRTVTLNFNALASQEFSDFLVAAGASQPIAGLKLGEIQGDRNIALVPEPGTVLAILMAASSALALGKRHRIM; this is encoded by the coding sequence ATGCGTTATCACCTTCTTTCAATACTTCTTGGACTAGCTACTGCCGTCGCAGTCAGTACGCCGCTAAATGTTCAGGCTCAGTCTAAAATCTATCAATTTGTTGGTGGTAAAGAGAGCGTCAACTTTGATGCAGAGGCACTTGATGTGCTGAAGTCATTAGGCTTAACTTTGGCTTCAGTAGAAAATACGGCTGTACCAGCTCCGGGTTACACCTATGCGTTTGATGTCATTCCTACGAGTGCTAATTCCAGTGTTCAAAGTAGTACTTTTACCTTCAATTATGATGATGCCACAAAAGAATTTATTCCAATTAGTGGAACGGTTGATTTAACTGGTAGCTTATTCTTCAACGTAGATAGAACCAAACTTGCCCTTCCTCCTCAACTAGAGTTGGGAGATTTATCAGCCCAGCCTGCTGTTGACCTTGATGTTATAGATAAGGCAAATACTGGTTTGCCTATATTTACTTTGGAGGTATTGGCTCCTCCTAATGTTGACCTGGAAAATCGAACTGTAACGCTCAATTTCAACGCATTGGCATCTCAAGAGTTCAGCGATTTTCTTGTAGCAGCAGGGGCAAGCCAGCCGATCGCTGGTTTGAAGCTGGGTGAGATTCAAGGCGATAGGAATATTGCTCTAGTTCCTGAACCTGGTACTGTGCTAGCAATATTAATGGCTGCTAGTTCAGCGCTAGCTTTAGGTAAACGGCATCGAATTATGTAA
- a CDS encoding amino acid adenylation domain-containing protein — protein sequence MSNITEIPYLKIVEQVQQTPEAIAVLHQETKLTYAQLHRLSNQLANYLRTQGVGPNTLVGIMTQRNPLMLVGILGILKAGGAYVPLDPSYPGDRIRYILEHAKIGTLLTEYQLTNKLEECLDAELPLYTLLFLDDGDGFIPSKELNLLSKDTWSTFSDQDPPYTNDPDDLMTVLYTSGSTGRPKGVMLNHRGYMNRLRWMQNTFRLKPGDRVAQKTSFCFDISVWELFWTLMEGATICPVERETVINPWKFAQWIKDTQINVMHFVPSLFGEFISALEDESWEFPSLRWLIFSGEALPLPFIQRWIDKYGMGTGLANLYGPTEASIDVTAHIIEQRPNEQVTNQIPIGKAIDNVYIKILDEQMQPVVPGQLGELWIGGVQLAKGYLNDLQRTSEAFRLNPFLQIPGQYLYRTGDLAKELPDGSFEYHGRIDNQVKIRGFRVELGEIESVLNTHPAVREAAVLAVDYGAGQKRLIAWLSGNKVDNRQIKEHLSRLLPDYMIPQRVEWLPSLPKNHNGKLDRNALQALLNKSQPKQKPEETIDTAQEYLPLGPAQKWLVTYFEPPYQWTGYTRFRYRQALNLDVFNKAFNLMMARHPALRTLFVQRDGQWQQQIMGTEKQFPVDFFDGSHLSAAERDREIRSRIEQSSQKLRLEEWPLLATIVVKVDESIYDITMIAHHIIADMLSTTVLFKELWYAYDRILVGGVPSFENPSPPSYADFVRLLVEEDKKGALASHVDYWKSQFPSRQYAFHVPFDHIKGTNIEASAATERFTLTKANSDTLLRKAKQHYGCNLYTLLLAPLYQLTAVWCGTSWVVLSHRSHGRDLGDNHIFWESFGNFAVNFPVGVMINYEEKWEKTIKHIKDGFDALPMNGVTFDWICDRLPNYIYPDANLTSIRANYLGNRTQPVFELFEFIEEDRDRRLSPPEQKRTTLLEFFFSIIDGTFHLEIEYSRNFHLPATINQLGKQYLDLIENMLAVISPVEEGVRHRK from the coding sequence ATGAGCAATATTACAGAAATTCCTTACCTGAAAATTGTAGAACAAGTTCAGCAAACACCCGAAGCGATCGCAGTTCTACATCAAGAAACTAAACTGACTTACGCCCAGTTACATCGCCTTTCTAATCAGCTGGCCAATTATTTACGGACTCAGGGTGTAGGGCCAAACACGCTTGTCGGCATCATGACACAGCGCAACCCTTTAATGCTAGTCGGAATTTTGGGCATCCTCAAAGCTGGTGGGGCTTATGTTCCTCTTGATCCTTCCTACCCAGGCGATCGCATCCGTTACATTCTCGAACATGCTAAAATTGGCACTTTGCTAACTGAATATCAACTAACTAATAAACTTGAAGAGTGTTTGGATGCAGAGTTACCATTGTATACTTTGCTATTCTTGGACGATGGCGACGGGTTTATTCCCAGCAAAGAACTAAACTTACTTAGTAAAGATACTTGGTCTACTTTCTCAGATCAAGATCCGCCCTATACTAATGATCCCGATGATTTAATGACGGTTCTATATACTTCTGGCTCCACCGGACGCCCCAAAGGAGTAATGCTCAACCATCGGGGTTATATGAACCGCCTGCGCTGGATGCAAAATACATTCAGGCTGAAACCTGGAGATAGAGTTGCTCAAAAAACCTCTTTTTGTTTCGATATCTCCGTCTGGGAACTCTTCTGGACGTTGATGGAGGGAGCTACTATTTGCCCAGTAGAAAGGGAAACAGTAATCAATCCTTGGAAATTCGCTCAATGGATCAAGGATACCCAAATCAATGTTATGCATTTCGTGCCTTCATTGTTTGGTGAATTTATCAGTGCTTTAGAAGATGAATCTTGGGAATTTCCTAGCTTGCGCTGGTTAATTTTTAGTGGTGAAGCTTTGCCCTTACCTTTTATCCAACGTTGGATTGACAAGTATGGAATGGGTACTGGACTAGCAAACCTCTATGGCCCAACTGAGGCATCCATTGACGTGACTGCTCATATCATTGAGCAACGTCCTAATGAACAGGTGACTAATCAAATTCCCATCGGCAAAGCCATTGATAATGTTTACATCAAGATTTTAGATGAGCAAATGCAGCCAGTCGTACCTGGGCAGTTGGGAGAACTTTGGATTGGAGGTGTACAACTTGCCAAAGGTTACTTAAATGATTTGCAACGCACATCAGAAGCTTTTCGCCTCAATCCCTTTCTGCAAATTCCCGGACAATATCTCTATCGGACTGGGGATTTGGCGAAAGAATTGCCAGATGGTAGTTTTGAATATCACGGACGGATTGATAACCAGGTAAAAATTCGGGGTTTTCGTGTAGAACTAGGAGAAATCGAGAGCGTTCTTAATACTCATCCAGCAGTGCGCGAAGCAGCAGTTTTAGCTGTAGATTATGGAGCCGGGCAGAAAAGATTAATAGCTTGGTTGTCTGGAAACAAAGTGGATAATCGACAAATCAAGGAACATCTCTCCCGACTACTACCTGATTATATGATTCCGCAACGTGTGGAATGGTTGCCCAGTCTGCCTAAGAATCATAATGGCAAGCTGGATCGTAACGCTCTCCAAGCGCTGCTGAATAAGAGTCAGCCGAAACAAAAACCGGAGGAAACCATTGATACTGCTCAAGAATACTTACCACTGGGGCCGGCGCAGAAATGGCTGGTGACATACTTCGAGCCTCCTTATCAGTGGACGGGGTATACACGTTTTCGCTACCGCCAAGCTTTGAATCTGGACGTTTTCAACAAAGCTTTCAACTTGATGATGGCACGGCATCCTGCTCTGCGTACTTTGTTTGTGCAACGCGATGGACAATGGCAGCAGCAAATCATGGGTACAGAAAAGCAATTTCCTGTAGATTTCTTTGATGGTAGTCACCTGAGTGCAGCCGAACGCGATCGTGAAATCCGCTCTCGCATAGAGCAAAGCAGTCAAAAATTGCGTCTTGAAGAGTGGCCGCTATTAGCAACAATCGTGGTCAAAGTTGATGAATCAATCTACGACATCACCATGATTGCCCACCATATCATTGCTGATATGCTGAGTACAACTGTGTTATTTAAAGAACTTTGGTACGCTTATGACCGAATTTTGGTGGGTGGTGTGCCTAGTTTTGAAAACCCCTCGCCACCTTCCTACGCAGATTTTGTCCGTCTGCTTGTGGAAGAAGACAAAAAAGGAGCTTTGGCCAGCCACGTTGATTATTGGAAATCACAATTTCCTTCTCGACAATATGCGTTTCATGTTCCCTTTGACCATATCAAGGGGACTAATATCGAAGCTTCTGCTGCGACTGAACGATTCACTCTCACCAAAGCTAACAGTGACACATTGTTACGCAAAGCTAAACAGCACTATGGTTGCAATTTGTATACACTTTTACTCGCTCCTTTGTACCAACTGACGGCTGTTTGGTGTGGTACATCTTGGGTAGTTTTGAGTCATCGTAGCCACGGTAGGGATCTAGGCGATAACCACATTTTCTGGGAAAGCTTTGGTAATTTTGCAGTGAATTTTCCCGTGGGAGTGATGATAAACTATGAGGAAAAGTGGGAGAAAACCATCAAGCATATCAAAGATGGTTTTGATGCACTGCCAATGAACGGCGTCACCTTTGATTGGATATGCGATCGCTTGCCAAATTATATCTATCCTGATGCTAATCTGACATCGATTAGAGCCAATTACCTGGGGAATCGCACCCAACCTGTGTTTGAGTTGTTTGAGTTTATCGAAGAAGATCGCGATCGGCGTTTGTCCCCTCCTGAACAAAAACGCACAACCTTGTTAGAGTTTTTCTTTTCTATTATCGATGGCACTTTCCATTTAGAAATCGAATACTCTCGTAATTTTCATCTTCCTGCAACAATCAACCAACTCGGCAAGCAATACTTGGATTTGATAGAGAATATGCTCGCAGTTATATCGCCAGTAGAAGAAGGCGTTCGGCATCGCAAATGA